A DNA window from Hordeum vulgare subsp. vulgare chromosome 1H, MorexV3_pseudomolecules_assembly, whole genome shotgun sequence contains the following coding sequences:
- the LOC123427106 gene encoding protein SLOW GREEN 1, chloroplastic-like produces the protein MPWNNMRLKCPYSISSVPLQSPCLVVATAPAMAMSFLSTANTSFVPFRRLSRHKPTTTPSLPFPTNPHRSPACCLLPAERRRFSTPSSSKTPATNLLSSITAASRTLLFLLVVSILSLSVVRRPLPSLAAPPPPTQQPQDATKGQQEEESDQGDQEEEDEAEWFRKEEEEVEAAWMQPSDEEEEEEDDDEVQMYLEVLSEDPGDVDALKCVLFARMRRKDWGGALRYAAQLREAEPGEVEWRLMEALLHELKGDIATAERLFQEVLAEKPLLVRALHGLALCMHKRLEGPTVFEMLEKALQLAESEERVPEERNIKLLIAQMHVVKGDLDVASEKLRTLINEDPRDFRPHLCQGIVYALLDKKEEADEQFDVYRSLVPDEFPDKSFINDVILSAKVESKDRLQKDLRSEYLSKK, from the exons ATGCCGTGGAACAACATGAGGTTAAAGTGTCCCTACTCCATAAGTAGTGTGCCACTGCAATCCCCCTGCCTCGTCGTGGCCACAGCTCCGGCCATGGCGATGAGCTTCTTGTCCACCGCTAACACATCGTTCGTGCCCTTCCGCCGCCTCTCCCGCCACAAGCCCACCACCACTCCCTCGCTCCCGTTCCCCACCAACCCGCACCGCTCGCCCGCCTGCTGCCTTCTCCCTGCCGAACGCCGGCGCTTCTCCACCCCGTCCTCTTCCAAGACCCCCGCCACCAACCTCCTCTCATCAATCACGGCCGCCTCGAGAACCCTGCTCTTCCTGCTCGTCGTCTCCATCCTCTCCCTCTCCGTCGTCCGGCGCCCCCTCCCGTCACTCGCCGCCCCTCCCCCACCCACGCAGCAACCGCAAGACGCCACGAAGGGACAGCAGGAAGAAGAATCCGACCAAGGGGATCAGGAAGAGGAAGACGAGGCGGAGTGGTttcggaaggaggaggaggaggtggaggcggcctgGATGCAGCcaagcgacgaggaggaggaggaagaggacgacgacgaggTCCAGATGTACCTGGAGGTCCTGAGCGAGGACCCGGGCGACGTGGACGCGCTCAAGTGCGTGCTCTTCGCCAGGATGCGGCGCAAGGACTGGGGCGGCGCGCTGCGCTACGCGGCACAGCTGCGGGAGGCCGAGCCCGGCGAGGTGGAGTGGCGGCTCATGGAGGCGCTGCTGCACGAGCTCAAGGGGGACATCGCCACCGCCGAGCGGCTCTTCCAGGAGGTCCTCGCGGAAAAGCCCCTCCTCGTCCGGGCTCTCCAT GGACTCGCATTGTGCATGCATAAAAGACTCGAAGGTCCAACTGTTTTCGAGATGTTGGAGAAAGCTTTGCAACTCGCAGAATCCGAGGAGAGGGTCCCGGAAGAGCGCAACATAAAGCTTCTGATTGCACAGATGCATGTTGTCAAG GGTGACCTGGATGTTGCATCAGAGAAATTGAGAACTCTTATTAACGAGGATCCAAGAGATTTTCGGCCTCATCTTTGCCAG GGCATTGTATATGCACTTTTGGACAaaaaggaggaggcagacgagcaATTTGATGTGTACAGAAGCCTTGTGCCGGATGAGTTCCCGGACAAGAGTTTTATCAATGATGTTATACTATCAGCCAAAGTGGAGTCAAAAGATCGGCTACAGAAGGACTTAAGATCAGAGTACCTATCTAAAAAGTGA